In Populus trichocarpa isolate Nisqually-1 chromosome 12, P.trichocarpa_v4.1, whole genome shotgun sequence, a genomic segment contains:
- the LOC7484444 gene encoding probable UDP-N-acetylglucosamine--peptide N-acetylglucosaminyltransferase SEC yields MSQPQPWARALQQSIKPELVTVDANSTETTSKIPQPPHKLVILADLNANPPESDTTDSLHLSPSDLTKLKDEAQDNKPNLTSKEADNNAAVEVTEGKKSSSKLGKSRSRNSKLDNPLDYGPDNDNDQPNQGPSSYREERVSSLKTGLLHVAKKMPKNAHAHFILGLMYQRLSQPQKAILAYEKAEEILLRCEAEVARPDLLSLVQIHHAQCILLETSGDNSLEKELEGQELEDVLFKLKESMQSDIRQVAVWNTLGLILLKSGRVQSAVSVLSALMAVDPNNYDCLANLGIAFLQSGNLELSAKCFQDLILKDQNHPSSLVNYAAVLLSKYGSVVAGAGANAGVGASVDQAEAINVAKECLLAALKLEPKAAHIWANLANAYFMIGDHRSASKCLEKAAKLEPNCMSTRYAVAVHRIKDAERSQDPSEQLSLAGNEMASILREGDSVPIDLPIAWAGLGMVHKAQHEIAAAFDTESNELMEVEERALFSLKQAIAEDPDDGVQWHQLGLHYLCSRQFKAAEKYLKVAASRSRECCYMWSNLGISLQLSEEPSQAEAVYKEALARATPEQAHTIFSNLGNLYRQQKQYDRAKAMFTKALELQPGYAPAFNNLGLVFVAEGRWEEAKYCFNKALEADSLLDAAKSNMIKAESVSRLSAGLSSCRCQD; encoded by the exons ATGTCGCAACCGCAACCCTGGGCGCGGGCCCTTCAGCAATCAATAAAACCAGAACTCGTAACCGTAGACGCCAACTCCACAGAAACCACCTCAAAAATTCCCCAACCTCCTCACAAACTCGTCATTTTAGCCGACCTCAACGCCAACCCCCCTGAATCCGACACCACCGATTCCCTCCATTTGTCACCATCTGACCTCACGAAATTAAAGGACGAAGCACAGGATAACAAACCTAACTTAACATCCAAAGAAGCAGATAACAACGCCGCCGTAGAAGTTACTGAAGGCAAAAAATCAAGCAGTAAATTAGGTAAATCACGTTCGCGTAACAGTAAATTAGACAACCCTCTCGATTACGGACCTGATAATGATAATGACCAGCCTAACCAAGGTCCTTCTTCCTATCGTGAAGAGAGAGTTAGCAGTCTCAAAACG GGATTGTTACATGTTGCGAAGAAGATGCCGAAGAATGCACATGCGCATTTTATACTTGGATTAATGTACCAAAGATTAAGCCAGCCTCAAAAG gcGATTTTGGCTTATGAGAAGGCCGAAGAGATATTGCTTCGTTGCGAGGCTGAGGTAGCTCGGCCGGATTTGCTTTCCTTAGTTCAAATTCACCACGCCCAG TGTATTTTGCTTGAAACTAGTGGCGATAATAGCTTGGAGAAGGAACTTGAAGGGCAAGAGCTTGAGGACGTTCTGTTTAAATTGAAGGAGTCGATGCAATCGGATATTAGACAAGTAGCTGTTTGGAACACCCTAGGTTTGATACTTCTTAAATCTGGCCGTGTGCAG AGTGCTGTTTCAGTTTTGTCTGCGTTGATGGCTGTTGATCCTAACAACTACGATTGCCTTGCAAACTTGGGGATTGCATTCCTGCAAAG TGGAAATTTGGAACTATCAGCAAAATGTTTTCAAGATTTGATCCTTAAAGATCAAAACCATCCTTCGTCCCTTGTGAACTATGCTGCCGTTCTTCTTTCTAAATATGGTTCGGTTGTTGCAG GTGCTGGGGCAAATGCTGGAGTAGGTGCTTCTGTAGATCAGGCTGAAGCTATCAATGTTGCAAAGGAGTGTTTACTAGCTGCACTTAAACTGGAACCAAAAGCAGCACATATTTGGGCTAATCTTGCTAATGCATATTTCATGATTGGTGACCACAGAAGTGCCAGCAAGTGCTTGGAGAAG GCAGCAAAACTGGAGCCCAACTGTATGTCTACTCGATATGCTGTGGCAGTTCACCGAATAAAGGATGCAGAAAGGTCTCAAGATCCTAGTGAACAACTTTCCTTGGCAGGAAATGAAATGGCTTCAATATTAAGAGAGGGAGATTCTGTTCCAATTGATCTTCCCATTGCATGGGCTGGACTTGGCATGGTTCACAAGGCGCAACACGAGATTGCTGCAGCATTTGATACAGAATCAAATGAGTTGATGGAGGTGGAAGAGCGTGCTCTCTTCAGCTTGAAGCAG GCAATTGCTGAGGATCCTGATGATGGGGTGCAGTGGCACCAACTCGGTCTGCATTATCTCTGTTCCCGACAATTTAAAGCAGCAGAGAAGTATCTCAAGGTTGCAGCTTCCCGCTCTAGAGAATGCTGCTACATGTGGTCAAATCTGG GTATCTCACTACAATTATCAGAAGAACCCTCACAAGCGGAAGCCGTCTATAAGGAAGCATTGGCACGGGCAACACCTGAACAAGCACACACAATATTCTCCAACCTGGGAAATCTCTACCGGCAGCAAAAGCAATATGACCGTGCCAAGGCTATGTTTACAAAGGCTCTTGAACTCCAGCCTGGCTATGCTCCTGCATTTAACAATCTTGGTCTGGTATTTGTAGCTGAGGGTCGGTGGGAGGAGGCCAAGTACTGCTTCAACAAGGCCCTCGAGGCAGACTCTTTACTGGATGCTGCCAAGTCCAACATGATCAAAGCAGAGTCTGTATCTAGATTGAGTGCAGGGTTGTCCTCGTGTCGCTGTCAGGATTAG
- the LOC7484443 gene encoding MA3 DOMAIN-CONTAINING TRANSLATION REGULATORY FACTOR 1, whose protein sequence is MATGEGFLTGEQRKMLKIASQNAENLSSSPKGLSSSPKSPSQLFSEHHLKVPAAGKATNAGIAVRHVRRSHSGKLVRVKKDGAGGKGTWGKLLDTGGESHIDRSDPNYDSGEEPYQLVGATISDPLDDYKKAVVSIIEEYFSTGDVEVAASDLRELGSSEYHLYFIKRLVSMAMDRHDKEKEMASVLLSALYADVISPSQIRDGFVILLESADDLAVDILDAVDILALFIARAVVDDILPPAFLTRAKKTLPESSKGFQVLQTAEKSYLSAPHHAELVERKWGGSTHITVEEVKKKIADLLREYVESGDAVEACRCIRELGVSFFHHEVVKRALVLAMEIRTAEPLILKLLKEASEEGLISSSQMAKGFARLTESLDDLALDIPSAKSLFQSLIPKAIAEGWLDASFMKSSGEDGQVQAEYEKVKRFKEEVVTIIHEYFLSDDIPELIRSLEDLGMPECNPIFLKKLITLAMDRKNREKEMASVLLSALHIEIFSTDDIVNGFVMLLESAEDTALDILDASNELALFLARAVIDDVLAPLNLEEIGSKLPPNCSGSETVRMARSLIAARHAGERLLRCWGGGTGWAVEDAKDKILKLLEEYESGGVVGEACQCIRDLGMPFFNHEVVKKALVMAMEKKNDRMLDLLQVCFNEGLITINQMTKGFNRIKDGMDDLALDIPNAEEKFSFYVEYAQKKGWLLAPLGSSVAVGSSNAMAGT, encoded by the exons ATGGCGACGGGTGAGGGATTTCTGACGGGTGAGCAGAGGAAAATGCTGAAAATAGCCAGCCAAAATGCAGAGAATTTGTCATCGTCTCCCAAGGGTTTGTCTTCGTCGCCTAAATCCCCATCACAATTGTTTTCTGAACATCACTTAAAAGTTCCTGCTGCCGGGAAAGCAACTAATGCTGGGATTGCTGTGAGGCATGTCAGGAGATCGCACTCGGGGAAGCTTGTGCGTGTTAAGAAAG aTGGTGCTGGTGGTAAGGGAACATGGGGAAAACTGCTGGACACTGGTGGCGAATCCCATATTGATCGGAGTGATCCAAATTATGACAGTGGAGAG GAGCCGTATCAGCTTGTTGGGGCAACCATCTCAGATCCCTTAGATGACTACAAGAAGGCTGTTGTTTCAATAATAGAGGAGTACTTTAGCACTGGTGATGTGGAAGTGGCTGCATCTGACCTCAGAGAACTTGGGTCTAGCGAATATCATCTGTACTTTATCAAGCGACTTGTTTCCATGGCCATGGACAGGCATGATAAGGAGAAGGAAATGGCTTCAGTTTTGCTTTCTGCGCTGTATGCTGATGTCATCAGCCCATCCCAGATCAGAGATGGGTTTGTCATACTTCTAGAGTCTGCTGATGATCTTGCAGTGGACATACTGGATGCAGTTGACATCCTTGCTTTATTCATAGCTCGTGCTGTGGTTGATGATATCCTTCCTCCTGCTTTCCTCACCAGAGCAAAGAAGACCTTACCTGAATCCTCGAAAGGATTTCAAGTTCTCCAAACTGCTGAAAAGAGCTATCTTTCAGCTCCACACCATGCAGAACTTGTGGAGAGGAAGTGGGGTGGAAGCACCCACATCACTGTTGaggaagtgaagaaaaaaattgcggATCTGTTGAGGGAATATGTGGAGAGTGGAGATGCTGTTGAAGCCTGCAGGTGCATAAGGGAGTTGGGAGTTTCATTCTTTCATCATGAGGTTGTCAAGAGGGCTTTGGTTCTTGCCATGGAGATCCGAACTGCAGAACCACTTATATTGAAGCTGTTGAAAGAAGCTTCCGAAGAAGGCCTGATAAGTTCCAGTCAAATGGCAAAGGGTTTTGCTCGATTGACAGAGAGCCTTGATGACCTTGCTCTTGATATTCCATCTGCCAAATCCTTGTTTCAATCCCTCATCCCCAAAGCTATTGCTGAAGGATGGCTTGATGCTTCATTCATGAAATCTTCAGGTGAAGATGGACAAGTACAAGCTGAATATGAAAAGGTTAAGCGGTTTAAGGAGGAGGTTGTGACAATAATTCATGAGTATTTTCTCTCAGATGACATCCCTGAATTGATTCGAAGTCTTGAAGATCTTGGAATGCCTGAGTGTAACCCAATCTTCCTGAAAAAGCTCATCACCCTTGCCATGGACAGGAAGAACAGGGAGAAGGAAATGGCATCTGTGCTACTGTCAGCTCTTCACATTGAGATATTTTCAACTGATGACATAGTTAACGGTTTCGTCATGCTTCTGGAATCTGCAGAAGATACAGCGCTGGACATTCTGGATGCTTCAAACGAGCTTGCACTCTTTCTAGCTAGGGCTGTAATTGATGACGTCTTGGCTCCTTTGAATCTAGAGGAGATAGGCAGCAAGTTGCCACCAAACTGCAGTGGAAGTGAGACGGTGCGCATGGCTCGATCACTTATTGCTGCCCGCCATGCTGGCGAGAGGCTCTTGAGGTGTTGGGGAGGAGGAACTGGCTGGGCTGTGGAAGATGCAAAGGACAAGATCTTAAAGCTACTGGAGGAGTATGAAAGTGGGGGTGTTGTTGGCGAAGCCTGCCAATGTATTCGTGATCTTGGTATGCCTTTCTTTAACCATGAGGTGGTGAAGAAGGCATTGGTCATGGCAATGGAGAAGAAGAATGACAGGATGCTGGATCTGCTCCAAGTGTGTTTCAATGAAGGCCTGATCACTATCAATCAGATGACCAAAGGCTTCAACCGTATCAAGGATGGAATGGATGATCTGGCTCTTGACATTCCGAATGCAGAGGAGAAATTTAGCTTCTATGTAGAGTATGCCCAGAAAAAGGGTTGGCTGCTTGCACCTTTGGGGTCATCTGTTGCGGTCGGCTCCTCAAACGCCATGGCAGGTACTTGA
- the LOC7484445 gene encoding protein PLANT CADMIUM RESISTANCE 2 yields the protein MYPPVNDQPRYPVDVHQGPMLVSGAPTPNPMYTYALHMAVGHAPGVARKWSTGLCHCCDDPANCLITCFCPCITFGQIAEIVNRGSTTCFISGAVYALLLGFACLYSCCYRSKLRGQYDLEEAPCVDCLVHFCCETCALSQEYRELKNRGFDMGIGWEANMARFQQRGITMAPIAPPGMTR from the exons ATGTATCCTCCAGTAAATGACCAGCCAAGATATCCAGTAGATGTTCATCAAGGCCCAATGCTTGTTTCAGGAGCTCCTACTCCCAATCCTATGTACACTTATGCTCTGCATATGGCCGTGGGGCATGCTCCTGGTGTGGCAAGGAAGTGGTCTACTGGTCTCTGCCATTGCTGTGATGATCCTGCAAATT gtTTGATCACTTGCTTTTGTCCTTGCATCACATTTGGACAGATTGCTGAAATTGTGAATAGGGGATCTACAA CTTGTTTTATTAGTGGAGCAGTATATGCGCTATTGCTGGGTTTTGCATGCTTGTACTCCTGTTGCTATCGCTCAAAATTGAGGGGCCAATATGACTTGGAGGAGGCCCCTTGTGTGGATTGCCTAGTGCACTTCTGCTGTGAGACTTGCGCGTTGAGTCAAGAGTATAGAGAGCTCAAGAATCGTGGATTTGATATGGGGATAG GCTGGGAAGCCAATATGGCTAGATTTCAACAGCGTGGAATCACAATGGCTCCAATTGCGCCCCCAGGCATGACAAGATGA